A genomic region of Planctomycetota bacterium contains the following coding sequences:
- the polX gene encoding DNA polymerase/3'-5' exonuclease PolX, with protein sequence MKNREIADIFLQIADALEFKGENTFRVNAYRKAARTLSEMPKDIEAIAREGKLEEISGIGTGLHKKIEEYLATGKIKKLEEANEGIPDGIFDLRRIPGLGPKTLSLAFRKLKVKNVDDLKKVIENGSLAKLPMMGEKKVENISRGLALVTKIQGRILLGRALPLVDGIIAELKKDLRSIKQISPAGSLRRMCETIGDIDILATGEKPGKIIRRFTELPIVREILGAGETKASVILKSGHQADLRVVPEESYGAALQYFTGSKAHNIKLRSLAKDKGLKINEYGVFKGEKLIAGKTEEEVYKAVNMLLMPPEIREDRGEIEAALEGKLPKLIGYADLKGDLHCHSLYSDGRSKIEEVVMAARAIGYEYILITDHSQAASYAHGLSPARLKEESKEIDGLQKRFKEIRILKGAEVDILSDGKLDFPDSILKEMDLVVASVYSGFKNNVTGRIIKAMENPHVDIIAHPTGRLISTREGYVNLDMDKIFEAAARTGTFLEINSFPDRLDLNDLNCKRAKEFGVKFSIGTDSHHSDMLGFARLGISVARRGWVGKEDVINTYTWEEIKKKRKSL encoded by the coding sequence ATGAAAAACCGGGAAATAGCCGATATTTTTCTCCAGATTGCGGATGCCCTGGAATTCAAGGGAGAAAACACCTTTCGCGTAAACGCCTACCGCAAGGCCGCCCGGACTCTTTCCGAAATGCCCAAGGATATCGAAGCCATCGCGCGGGAAGGGAAATTGGAGGAAATCTCAGGCATCGGAACAGGGCTCCATAAGAAGATAGAAGAATATCTGGCAACCGGAAAGATTAAAAAGCTTGAAGAGGCTAACGAAGGTATTCCTGACGGCATCTTTGATTTGAGACGGATACCGGGATTGGGCCCCAAGACTTTAAGCCTTGCCTTTCGCAAGCTTAAGGTAAAGAACGTGGATGACTTGAAAAAGGTGATTGAAAACGGCTCGCTTGCCAAACTGCCGATGATGGGAGAAAAAAAGGTGGAAAATATTTCCCGCGGGCTGGCGCTGGTAACAAAGATACAGGGCCGGATTCTGTTAGGCCGGGCATTGCCGCTGGTAGACGGCATCATCGCGGAACTTAAAAAGGACCTTCGATCCATAAAGCAGATCTCGCCGGCAGGCTCCCTGCGAAGGATGTGCGAAACCATCGGCGATATCGATATCCTGGCGACAGGCGAGAAACCGGGCAAGATTATCAGGCGTTTCACCGAGCTTCCGATTGTTCGGGAGATTCTCGGCGCGGGAGAGACCAAGGCGTCCGTCATCCTTAAAAGCGGGCATCAGGCGGATTTGCGGGTGGTGCCGGAAGAATCCTACGGCGCGGCGCTCCAGTATTTCACCGGCTCCAAGGCGCATAATATAAAACTGCGCTCGCTGGCAAAAGATAAGGGGTTAAAGATTAACGAATACGGCGTCTTTAAAGGCGAAAAGCTCATAGCCGGAAAGACAGAGGAAGAAGTTTATAAAGCTGTTAATATGCTATTGATGCCGCCGGAAATCAGGGAAGACCGCGGCGAGATAGAAGCGGCACTGGAAGGCAAGCTCCCGAAACTGATTGGCTACGCCGACCTAAAAGGCGATTTGCACTGCCACAGCCTTTATTCAGATGGCCGGTCAAAGATAGAAGAGGTTGTCATGGCCGCCCGGGCAATCGGCTATGAATACATCCTGATAACCGACCATTCGCAGGCGGCTTCTTATGCCCATGGATTATCACCCGCCAGATTAAAAGAAGAGTCAAAGGAGATAGACGGACTTCAAAAACGCTTTAAGGAAATCCGAATTCTCAAAGGCGCGGAGGTGGATATCCTTTCCGATGGGAAGCTTGATTTCCCGGACAGCATCTTAAAAGAAATGGATTTGGTCGTGGCGTCAGTCTATTCCGGGTTTAAGAATAACGTGACAGGCCGCATCATCAAAGCGATGGAGAATCCACACGTGGATATCATCGCCCACCCGACCGGGCGCCTTATTTCCACCCGGGAAGGCTATGTAAATCTTGATATGGATAAAATATTCGAAGCGGCGGCCCGGACCGGGACGTTCCTGGAGATAAATTCATTCCCGGACAGGCTCGATTTGAACGACCTGAATTGCAAAAGGGCAAAAGAATTCGGGGTAAAGTTTTCCATAGGAACGGATTCACATCACTCTGATATGCTCGGCTTTGCCAGATTAGGCATTTCGGTTGCCCGGCGCGGATGGGTGGGTAAAGAAGACGTGATTAACACCTATACCTGGGAAGAGATTAAGAAAAAGAGAAAATCACTTTGA
- a CDS encoding UvrB/UvrC motif-containing protein, with the protein MLCKNCNKRPATIHLTEISHNNVKQEIHLCEECAQQKGLPYKLQFSLSEVLSSLIEPIMTKMGKENLNMKCPNCGIDYATFQKKARFGCAKDYEVFKKGISPILEKIHGATQHYGKFPQGTSGSGILKEKELLDLHRELEKLVKSEEFEKAAEIRDKIKKLKTRKKTE; encoded by the coding sequence ATGCTATGTAAAAACTGCAATAAGCGGCCGGCAACCATCCACCTGACTGAAATAAGCCATAATAATGTAAAGCAGGAAATTCACCTGTGCGAGGAATGCGCACAGCAAAAGGGGCTTCCTTATAAACTGCAGTTCTCGCTTTCCGAGGTCTTGAGCAGCCTCATCGAGCCCATCATGACTAAGATGGGCAAAGAAAACCTCAATATGAAATGCCCGAATTGCGGGATAGATTACGCGACCTTCCAGAAGAAAGCCCGTTTCGGCTGCGCCAAGGATTACGAGGTCTTTAAGAAAGGCATCTCGCCGATACTGGAAAAGATACACGGCGCTACCCAGCACTATGGCAAGTTCCCGCAGGGAACCTCCGGCTCCGGAATCCTAAAGGAAAAGGAGCTACTGGATCTCCACCGCGAACTGGAAAAACTGGTGAAAAGCGAAGAATTCGAAAAGGCGGCTGAAATACGCGATAAGATAAAGAAATTGAAAACCAGGAAGAAAACAGAATGA
- the alr gene encoding alanine racemase, giving the protein MKKYRTWAEINLAKAAANLKAIRNKVGPDTKIMVVVKADGYGHGATQIGRTVLEAGAAMLGVGDSTEAIELRQSGILAPILILGALIEEELGWIISYDITPTVHSMDLLPLLDTEAKRQNKKLKIHLKIDTGMSRLGASPNRAVEIIKKIKASPNLQLEGICTHLSCSFNHNELDFTKKQIEAFKNMVKEVESNGFRIPLKHHASTGAIFTLANSFFNMVRPGGAIYGIDPGNVSEKGVKFDPILSFKSQVSFLKTVPSGTPVGYNRTYTTNKRTKIATIPVGYNDGYPYQLGNKGMVLIRGKRCPIIGTITMDYIMADVTHLPTGQAGLPAVAVGDEVVLIGEQNGEKLPAEELARLACVSPYVITCGLGKRVRRVYV; this is encoded by the coding sequence ATGAAAAAATACCGCACCTGGGCAGAAATCAATCTGGCAAAGGCCGCCGCCAACCTGAAGGCCATCCGGAACAAGGTCGGTCCGGATACCAAGATTATGGTCGTGGTCAAGGCGGATGGCTACGGGCACGGCGCGACGCAAATAGGCCGGACGGTCCTGGAAGCCGGCGCGGCCATGCTCGGCGTGGGCGATTCCACCGAGGCGATTGAACTCAGGCAATCCGGCATCTTAGCCCCGATACTGATACTGGGCGCCCTGATTGAGGAAGAGCTCGGCTGGATTATCTCTTACGACATCACCCCGACCGTCCACTCTATGGATTTACTGCCGCTTTTGGATACCGAAGCCAAGCGCCAGAATAAGAAACTAAAAATACACCTGAAAATTGATACCGGCATGAGCCGTTTGGGCGCCTCGCCTAACCGCGCGGTAGAAATAATAAAGAAGATTAAGGCATCGCCGAATTTGCAACTGGAAGGAATCTGCACCCATCTTTCCTGCTCGTTTAACCACAATGAGCTCGATTTCACCAAGAAGCAGATAGAGGCGTTTAAGAACATGGTCAAGGAAGTGGAATCTAACGGCTTTCGAATTCCCTTGAAACATCACGCCTCAACCGGGGCGATATTCACACTGGCTAACAGCTTCTTTAATATGGTCCGTCCGGGCGGGGCGATTTACGGGATAGACCCGGGCAACGTCTCAGAAAAAGGCGTCAAGTTCGACCCGATTCTCTCCTTTAAGTCGCAGGTATCGTTTTTGAAGACGGTTCCTTCCGGGACGCCGGTCGGCTATAACCGCACTTATACCACCAACAAGCGCACGAAGATTGCGACCATTCCGGTGGGCTATAACGACGGCTATCCGTATCAGCTGGGCAACAAAGGCATGGTCCTTATCCGGGGAAAGCGCTGTCCGATTATCGGGACGATTACCATGGACTATATCATGGCGGATGTGACCCACCTGCCTACCGGACAGGCAGGTCTGCCGGCGGTCGCAGTTGGGGATGAGGTCGTGCTGATAGGCGAGCAGAACGGTGAAAAACTGCCCGCGGAAGAATTGGCGAGGCTGGCCTGCGTTTCGCCTTATGTCATCACCTGCGGATTAGGCAAGCGTGTCCGCCGCGTTTACGTGTAA
- a CDS encoding protein arginine kinase, with the protein MKIDDLMNKVGTWLEGKGKDSDIVISSRIRLARNLDNFVFLTLANEEQKKEIVGFIHNALVSAKIIPPMHYFSFKDLTSADKHLLLERHLISRDHAEAPNGVTGQNGSRALVINDKETSSIMINEEDHLRIQGLRSGFQLAELWDEINELDSRMEKHLPYAFSSQFGYLTACPTNVGTGLRFSVMVHLPALVLSKQIEKVFQALTRVKYTVRGFLGEGSQSMGDFYQISNLVTLGRAEKDILSEMENVIPEIIKYERTWREKLLNEQANQTKDRIWRAYGILKNAYTITSGETMELLSAVRMGINIGLIKDLTIAQVNEMFIFSQPAHLQRIAGEALGPEERDIFRASYFRGKLTKPSK; encoded by the coding sequence ATGAAAATAGATGATTTGATGAACAAGGTCGGCACTTGGCTGGAAGGAAAAGGCAAGGATTCCGATATCGTCATTTCCTCCCGCATCAGGCTTGCCAGAAACCTGGATAATTTCGTCTTCCTGACCCTGGCAAATGAGGAGCAGAAAAAGGAAATCGTCGGCTTCATCCATAACGCACTTGTCTCCGCCAAGATAATACCGCCCATGCATTATTTCAGCTTCAAAGACCTTACTTCGGCAGACAAGCACCTGCTTCTGGAAAGGCATTTAATCAGCCGTGACCATGCCGAAGCGCCTAATGGTGTGACCGGTCAAAATGGTTCCCGCGCTTTGGTTATAAACGATAAAGAGACTTCAAGCATCATGATAAACGAGGAAGACCATCTGAGAATCCAGGGTTTGAGGAGCGGTTTTCAGTTGGCCGAATTATGGGATGAAATAAACGAACTGGACAGCCGCATGGAAAAACACCTGCCTTATGCCTTTTCTTCCCAGTTCGGATATCTCACCGCTTGTCCCACTAACGTGGGAACCGGATTGCGTTTCTCTGTAATGGTCCATCTGCCGGCCCTGGTTTTGAGCAAACAGATAGAAAAAGTCTTCCAGGCATTGACCCGCGTTAAATACACGGTGCGCGGATTCCTGGGAGAAGGCTCGCAATCCATGGGAGATTTTTACCAGATATCCAACCTGGTCACTTTAGGCCGGGCGGAAAAAGATATTTTAAGCGAGATGGAAAACGTCATCCCGGAAATCATAAAATACGAACGCACCTGGAGGGAGAAACTCTTGAATGAACAGGCAAACCAGACAAAGGACCGCATCTGGCGCGCTTACGGAATACTTAAAAACGCCTACACCATCACTTCGGGAGAGACCATGGAACTACTTTCCGCGGTAAGGATGGGAATCAATATAGGATTAATCAAGGACCTAACTATCGCCCAGGTAAACGAGATGTTTATATTTTCCCAACCGGCGCATCTGCAGAGAATCGCCGGAGAGGCACTCGGACCGGAAGAGCGGGATATTTTCAGGGCGAGTTATTTCAGGGGAAAACTAACCAAGCCTTCAAAGTGA
- a CDS encoding YifB family Mg chelatase-like AAA ATPase: MLSKVISAAVKGIEAHLLEIEVDHARRGMPSVVIVGLPDTAVKESRDRIITAFANTGYKFPSQSKLTINLAPADIKKEGPVYDLPIAIGILSANDIIPRDNLKGYAIIGELALEGLIRPVKGALSMAMICASKGVKGLILPKENAMEAAVVEGLEVIPVGKLSEAVGFLNREIKINPLKMDINKIFSESNQYEVDFSDVKGQEHAKRALTISAAGGHNILMIGPPGSGKTMLAKRLPTILPRLTLQESLETTRIHSVAGLLPPDNSLIATRPFRAPHHTCSEPGLIGGGSGTLPRAGEISLSHNGVLFLDELPEFHRNLLESLRQPLEEGIISIGRASATVSYPAKFMLVAAMNPCPCGFYGDPKKECQCSPNQVQRYLTRISGPLLDRIDIHLDVPSVAYRELSSKAEGTSSVEICNIVTKTRKIQLERFRNDKINCNAQMTTRHIKKYCKLGEDSESLLRQAIDELGLSARAYGRILKVARTIADMEKAEDIATAHISEAIQYRSLDRSRFA, translated from the coding sequence ATGCTGTCCAAAGTAATCTCCGCTGCGGTTAAGGGAATAGAAGCGCATCTTTTGGAAATAGAAGTTGACCACGCCCGGCGCGGGATGCCATCGGTTGTGATAGTCGGGCTCCCCGATACTGCTGTCAAGGAAAGCCGCGACCGTATCATCACTGCCTTTGCCAATACAGGCTATAAATTCCCGTCGCAGAGCAAATTGACCATTAACCTCGCGCCGGCTGATATAAAAAAGGAAGGACCGGTTTATGACCTGCCTATTGCCATCGGCATCCTTTCCGCGAATGATATAATCCCGCGCGATAATCTGAAAGGGTATGCGATTATCGGCGAACTGGCTTTGGAAGGCTTAATCCGCCCAGTCAAGGGTGCCTTATCCATGGCAATGATATGCGCTTCAAAAGGCGTAAAGGGATTAATCCTCCCCAAAGAAAACGCCATGGAAGCCGCCGTGGTGGAAGGGTTGGAGGTCATACCGGTCGGCAAATTATCCGAGGCGGTCGGATTCCTTAATCGTGAGATAAAGATAAACCCTCTAAAGATGGATATCAATAAAATATTCAGTGAGTCCAATCAATACGAAGTTGATTTTTCGGATGTCAAAGGGCAGGAACATGCCAAGCGTGCTTTGACCATTTCCGCGGCAGGCGGTCACAATATCCTGATGATAGGTCCTCCCGGAAGCGGAAAGACCATGCTCGCCAAACGGTTACCGACTATTTTGCCGCGGTTGACTTTGCAGGAATCTTTGGAAACCACGCGTATCCACAGCGTAGCGGGACTTTTGCCGCCGGATAATTCCTTGATAGCTACCCGCCCGTTCCGCGCGCCACACCATACTTGCTCGGAGCCGGGATTAATCGGAGGCGGTTCGGGGACATTGCCTAGGGCGGGCGAAATCAGCTTGTCGCATAACGGTGTCCTTTTTTTGGATGAACTGCCTGAATTCCACAGGAATCTTCTGGAAAGCCTGAGGCAGCCGCTGGAAGAAGGGATTATTTCCATCGGCAGGGCGAGCGCTACTGTTTCTTATCCGGCAAAATTCATGCTGGTTGCGGCTATGAATCCATGTCCCTGTGGTTTTTACGGGGACCCGAAAAAGGAATGCCAATGTTCTCCGAACCAGGTCCAGCGCTACCTAACCAGGATATCTGGACCCCTGTTGGACAGGATTGATATACATCTGGATGTCCCGTCCGTAGCTTACCGTGAATTATCCTCCAAAGCCGAAGGCACTTCATCAGTCGAAATATGCAATATCGTAACCAAAACACGCAAGATTCAACTTGAAAGGTTTAGGAATGATAAGATTAACTGCAATGCCCAGATGACGACAAGGCATATCAAGAAATATTGCAAGCTGGGCGAAGATTCGGAAAGCCTCTTGAGGCAGGCGATAGACGAATTAGGATTATCCGCCCGGGCGTATGGCAGGATACTTAAAGTGGCGCGGACGATTGCGGATATGGAAAAGGCGGAAGATATCGCGACCGCGCATATTTCGGAAGCCATCCAATACCGTAGTCTTGACCGTTCACGGTTTGCATAA
- the queD gene encoding 6-carboxytetrahydropterin synthase QueD, producing MYELVIKTKFSSAHRLKHYKGKCEELHGHNWDVQVILEGEAPDKIGLLIDFKEAKKIIHKETEMLDHKYLNQIEYFKTHNPTTENLARFLYGKLSAAFKRRGVKVKKVGVWESPECGAYFSEE from the coding sequence ATGTACGAACTGGTAATCAAAACTAAATTCTCCTCCGCCCATCGCCTGAAACACTACAAAGGCAAATGCGAGGAACTGCACGGGCATAATTGGGATGTGCAGGTTATCCTGGAGGGCGAGGCGCCGGATAAAATCGGCTTGCTGATTGATTTCAAGGAAGCCAAGAAGATTATCCATAAGGAAACCGAGATGCTCGACCATAAGTATCTAAACCAAATTGAATATTTTAAAACGCATAACCCGACAACCGAAAATCTCGCGCGGTTTTTATACGGGAAACTGTCCGCGGCTTTTAAGCGGCGCGGAGTAAAAGTTAAAAAGGTAGGCGTCTGGGAATCCCCCGAATGCGGGGCGTATTTTAGTGAGGAGTAG
- a CDS encoding insulinase family protein, giving the protein MKITSSALKETYYFDKLSNGLSLAFIPKKGLSKKSTMFAVEYGALDLEFKPPAHTDWVKTPSGVAHFLEHLMFHKECGNIMQEFAQQGAYYNASTGYTMTLYFFTSTENFDENLKLLLKLAFEPYFTDEGVAKEKHIIEQEVRMYQDMPDLKIARNLAENLYHKHPVRLDIGGTPESIQAITPQTLKDCYNTFYHPANMIGVFAGDIDREKVIKELEKYFKNKSLKSPEGYKIARKTVTEPPEIRNLKTDIKMAVARPRINIGYKDRKTGMTGTKLMMQNICTDIMMDCIFGKSSELYNRLYTDGVIDETFGFNYEIHPTYGMATLGGEAENPDELYARLLEGIKRAKKNLIKKRDLNLIKRKSTGRFVRLFDSPEHVSSAFIYYQFNGIKIFDTVKYIKRVLLKDVLKRMEECLDETQHAVSIIRPKH; this is encoded by the coding sequence ATGAAAATAACAAGCAGCGCATTAAAAGAGACTTATTATTTTGATAAGCTTTCTAACGGGCTTTCCCTGGCGTTTATTCCCAAAAAAGGCCTGAGCAAGAAAAGCACGATGTTTGCCGTGGAATACGGCGCGCTCGACTTGGAGTTTAAACCACCGGCGCATACGGATTGGGTCAAGACTCCTTCCGGCGTAGCGCATTTTTTAGAGCATTTGATGTTCCATAAAGAGTGTGGTAATATCATGCAAGAATTTGCCCAGCAGGGCGCCTATTACAATGCCTCAACTGGTTATACCATGACCCTGTATTTCTTTACTTCGACCGAGAATTTTGATGAGAACCTAAAACTTCTTTTAAAGCTTGCTTTCGAGCCGTATTTTACGGATGAGGGTGTAGCAAAGGAAAAACACATCATCGAGCAGGAAGTGAGGATGTATCAGGATATGCCGGACCTGAAAATCGCCAGGAACCTTGCCGAAAACTTGTATCATAAGCATCCGGTTCGTCTGGATATCGGCGGGACTCCAGAAAGCATACAGGCGATAACACCCCAGACTTTAAAGGATTGCTATAATACTTTCTACCATCCGGCGAATATGATAGGCGTCTTTGCCGGTGATATCGACAGGGAAAAGGTCATCAAAGAGCTTGAAAAATATTTCAAGAATAAATCCTTAAAATCTCCAGAAGGATATAAAATAGCACGCAAGACCGTTACAGAACCGCCTGAAATAAGGAACCTGAAAACCGATATCAAAATGGCGGTTGCCCGCCCGCGTATAAACATCGGCTACAAAGATAGAAAAACCGGCATGACCGGGACGAAACTTATGATGCAGAATATCTGCACGGATATCATGATGGATTGTATCTTCGGCAAGTCATCCGAATTATATAATCGCCTTTATACCGACGGGGTAATTGACGAGACTTTCGGCTTTAATTATGAAATACACCCAACTTACGGCATGGCGACGCTCGGGGGTGAGGCAGAAAATCCTGACGAGCTTTACGCAAGACTCTTGGAAGGAATCAAGCGCGCCAAAAAGAATCTTATCAAAAAGCGGGATTTAAACCTGATTAAGCGCAAATCCACAGGACGGTTCGTGCGCCTGTTCGATTCACCGGAACACGTTTCCTCGGCTTTTATTTATTATCAATTTAACGGCATCAAGATATTCGACACCGTGAAATACATCAAGCGGGTGCTTTTAAAAGACGTTCTTAAACGGATGGAAGAATGCCTCGACGAGACGCAGCATGCGGTATCCATAATACGTCCGAAACATTAA